The following proteins are co-located in the Haliotis asinina isolate JCU_RB_2024 chromosome 13, JCU_Hal_asi_v2, whole genome shotgun sequence genome:
- the LOC137260175 gene encoding uncharacterized protein produces the protein MKEDSGITCKPKLILLFSVGAVTLFVMYRTYQPRSGQLLKAEPHSVSKACPDVLKYMVVGSWATRNITQKEEDEIETFLLQGLYAVNGSDDFELTDKRCGNLSYYQWKSRDKMADWTRALCNPRGSNPCCYNNKCQMKTIQECVCENCYDLRPQIHAEYSQWTPDDSRCQVESFTLKAACDLLRGGTYHFYGDSLVRMVFLALVIILKGDNQYGGLRPDAPEDVKKQCSGMYVFPTRNCRKFLDYTPALCNGTVTLLFRHYPQCDDVPKMRRDVKKILGKPKSVIFFGAGNWNEFDRLDMKIYALAVISLFKDKNHAWPKLIWSGVHYFGLFHRRVVPTSDNEHADNFNMYMKDLMEASNVPVFDTFSMTKGVRSVDGVHYGPGVNFVKARIFVHYVQELQRHGKW, from the exons ATGAAGGAAGATTCGGGCATCacgtgtaaacctaaactcatctTACTGTTCTCTGTTGGAGCAGTAACCTTATTTGTGATGTACAGGACTTACCAACCAAGGTCAGGTCAACTGCTGAAGGCAGAGCCGCATTCCGTTTCCAAAGCATGTCCAGATGTTCTAAAATATATGGTGGTTGGCTCGTGGGCAACACGGAATATCACACAGAAAGAGGAAGACGAGATTGAAACATTTTTACTACAAGGTCTTTACGCTGTAAATGGAAGCGATGATTTCGAACTGACAGATAAAAGATGCGGGAACCTGAGCTACTATCAGTGGAAGTCACGTGACAAAATGGCAGACTGGACTCGAGCATTGTGTAACCCAAGGGGAAGTAACCCTTGTTGCTATAACAACAAGTGTCAGATGAAAACGATTCAAGAATGCGTTTGTGAGAACTGCTATGACCTTCGACCTCAGATACATGCAGAATATTCACAATGGACTCCCGACGATTCCAG ATGTCAAGTGGAATCCTTCACCCTCAAAGCTGCCTGTGACTTACTCCGGGGAGGCACATATCATTTCTATGGAGACTCCCTTGTCAGAATGGTGTTCTTAGCTCTTGTCATCATACTTAAGGGAGATAATCAATATGGCGGACTTCGACCAGATGCACCCGAGG ATGTTAAGAAGCAGTGTTCTGGAATGTACGTCTTTCCAACACGCAACTGTCGGAAATTTCTCGATTATACCCCGGCACTCTGTAATGGGACTGTAACTCTGCTGTTCCGCCATTATCCACAATGTGACGATGTTCCAAAGATGAGGAGAGACGTCAAGAAGATTCTGGGAAAACCAAAATCTGTAATATTCTTCGGTGCCGGTAATTGGAATGAGTTTGACAGATTGGATATGAAGATATACGCCTTGGCTGTGATATCTTTATTTAAAGACAAGAATCATGCTTGGCCCAAACTGATATGGTCAGGAGTTCATTATTTTGGCCTCTTCCATAGACGAGTTGTTCCAACGTCTGATAATGAACATGCAGACAACTTCAACATGTACATGAAGGACCTCATGGAAGCGTCCAACGTTCCTGTATTTGACACCTTCAGTATGACGAAAGGAGTGAGGAGCGTGGATGGCGTGCACTATGGACCTGGGGTGAACTTTGTTAAAGCTCGGATATTCGTGCACTACGTGCAGGAGCTACAGCGTCACGGAAAGTGGTAA
- the LOC137259623 gene encoding scavenger receptor class F member 1-like, whose product MTFSASMSIVFMVIATKASPCQDNQHCSDCDFTTGHCLTECYTGYFDLKCFSECDGHCINNLCNQSADGSGRCTKGCEPGYHGQRCNIPCDSPGDNCTVCPGGCDGGYCQLGSSCVSGCVDFYYGTGCYNTCSINCRRNPFALEHRSSVIIQSDCNRTSGDCIFGCTHGWHGPRCSSKYDRTETTLAMTVGVPTAAALTILLAVCCRFCKCRCCRRWLVSCEDWREVGQSREERSGLVSGAERRGEERRGAERSE is encoded by the exons ATGACCTTCTCTGCTTCCATGAGTATTGTGTTCATGGTAATTGCAACAAAAG CTTCTCCTTGTCAAGATAACCAGCACTGTTCAGACTGTGACTTCACGACGGGACATTGTCTCACTGAGTGTTACACTGGGTACTTTGACCTAAAATGTTTCTCGGAGTGCGACGGTCATTGTATAAATAATCTGTGTAATCAATCTGCTGACGGCAGTGGACGCTGCACCAAGGGTTGTGAGCCAGGATATCATGGCCAGAGATGCAACATACCCTGTGACAGTCCAGGAGATAACTGTACAGTGTGTCCAGGTGGTTGTGATGGAGGATATTGTCAGCTGGGCTCATCCTGTGTGTCTGGATGTGTAGACTTCTACTACGGGACGGGGTGCTACAATACGTGCAGCATTAACTGTCGTAGGAATCCTTTCGCCCTGGAGCATAGGTCTTCAGTGATCATACAGAGTGACTGCAACAGGACAAGTGGTGACTGTATCTTCGGATGTACACATGGCTGGCATGGTCCCCGCTGTTCATCTAAGT ATGATCGTACCGAAACTACCCTCGCCATGACAGTGGGAGTGCCGACAGCAGCGGCACTTACTATCTTACTGGCTGTTTGCTGCCGGTTCTGCAAATGCAGGTGCTGTCGACG CTGGCTGGTAAGCTGTGAGGACTGGAGAGAAGTGGGGCAGAGTAGAGAGGAGCGGAGTGGCTTAGTGAGCGGAGCGGAGCGGCGcggagaggagaggagaggagcggagcggagtgagtga